Proteins found in one Podarcis muralis chromosome 5, rPodMur119.hap1.1, whole genome shotgun sequence genomic segment:
- the PACSIN1 gene encoding protein kinase C and casein kinase substrate in neurons protein 1 isoform X2: MSGSYDESAASAEEITDSFWEVGNYKRTVKRIDDGYRLCNDLMNCVHERAKIEKAYSQQLVDWSKRWRQLIEKGPQYGSLEKAWMAIMTEADKVSELHQEVKNSLLNDDFEKVKNWQKDAFHKQIMGGFKEAKEAEDGFRKAQKPWAKKMKELETAKKAYHLACKEEKLAMTREANSKAEQSITPDQQKKLQDKVEKCKQDVQKTQEKYEKVVDELSKSTPQYMESMEQVFEQCQQFEEKRLIFLKEVLLDIKRHLNLAENNSYAKVYRELEQTIRAADAQEDLRWFRNTSGPGMPMNWPQVEEWNPDAAAQPVARKEKPPKKNETSNASNASGGAEAAAQAGDRGSVSSYERSQAYAAEWSDDEGGNTYNSSEANGGANSFEEEPVAKGVRVRALYDYDGQEQDELSFKAGDELTKLGEEDEQGWCKGRLDNGQLGLYPANYVESI; encoded by the exons ATGTCAGGCTCCTATGATGAGTCTGCGGCATCTGCTGAGGAAATAACTGACAGTTTCTGGGAG GTAGGGAACTACAAACGGACGGTGAAACGGATTGATGATGGTTATCGGCTGTGCAATGACCTGATGAACTGTGTCCATGAGCGGGCCAAGATTGAGAAGGcatattcccagcagctggttgaTTGGTCCAAACGGTGGAGGCAGCTAATAGAGAAAG GCCCACAGTACGGCAGTTTGGAGAAAGCGTGGATGGCCATAATGACAGAGGCGGACAAGGTGAGCGAGCTGCATCAGGAAGTGAAGAATAGCTTGTTGAACGACGACTTCGAGAAGGTGAAGAACTGGCAGAAGGATGCCTTCCACAAACAGATCATGGGAGGCTTCAAGGAGGCCAAGGAAGCAGAGGATGGTTTTCGGAAAGCACAGAAACCCTGGGCCAAGAAGATGAAGGAG CTGGAAACAGCCAAGAAAGCGTATCACCTGGCATGCAAAGAGGAGAAGCTCGCCATGACCCGAGAAGCCAACAGCAAAGCTGAGCAGTCCATCACTCCAGATCAGCAAAAGAAGCTGCAAGACAAAGTGGAAAAATGCAAGCAGGATGTGCAAAAG ACCCAGGAGAAGTATGAAAAGGTGGTGGATGAGCTTAGTAAGTCTACCCCACAGTACATGGAAAGTATGGAGCAGGTCTTTGAGCAATGCCAGCAATTCGAAGAGAAGAGACTCATCTTCCTGAAGGAGGTGCTGTTGGACATCAAGCGGCACCTGAACCTGGCAGAGAACAACAG TTATGCTAAGGTGTACCGTGAGCTGGAGCAGACCATCCGCGCAGCCGATGCACAAGAAGACCTACGGTGGTTCCGCAACACTAGTGGCCCAGGAATGCCCATGAACTGGCCTCAGGTAGAG gagtggaaCCCagatgcagcagcacaaccagtaGCAAGGAAAGAGAAACCTCccaaaaagaatgaaacaagCAACGCATCCAATGCCAGTGGGGGTGCGGAGGCAGCAGCACAAGCTGGGGACCGCGGCAG CGTGAGCAGCTATGAACGTAGCCAAGCCTACGCTGCCGAGTGGTCAGACGATGAGGGCGGCAACACCTACAACTCCAGCGAAGCCAATGGTGGTGCCAACTCCTTTGAGGAAGAGCCAGTTGCGAAAGGTGTGCGTGTACGAGCTCTGTATGACTATGACGGGCAGGAGCAGGACGAGCTGAGTTTCAAAGCAG gCGATGAATTAACCAAATTAGGTGAAGAAGACGAACAAGGCTGGTGCAAAGGGCGTCTGGACAACGGACAACTGGGTCTTTATCCAGCTAACTACGTGGAGTCTATCTAG
- the PACSIN1 gene encoding protein kinase C and casein kinase substrate in neurons protein 1 isoform X1 yields MSGSYDESAASAEEITDSFWEVGNYKRTVKRIDDGYRLCNDLMNCVHERAKIEKAYSQQLVDWSKRWRQLIEKGPQYGSLEKAWMAIMTEADKVSELHQEVKNSLLNDDFEKVKNWQKDAFHKQIMGGFKEAKEAEDGFRKAQKPWAKKMKELETAKKAYHLACKEEKLAMTREANSKAEQSITPDQQKKLQDKVEKCKQDVQKTQEKYEKVVDELSKSTPQYMESMEQVFEQCQQFEEKRLIFLKEVLLDIKRHLNLAENNSSYAKVYRELEQTIRAADAQEDLRWFRNTSGPGMPMNWPQVEEWNPDAAAQPVARKEKPPKKNETSNASNASGGAEAAAQAGDRGSVSSYERSQAYAAEWSDDEGGNTYNSSEANGGANSFEEEPVAKGVRVRALYDYDGQEQDELSFKAGDELTKLGEEDEQGWCKGRLDNGQLGLYPANYVESI; encoded by the exons ATGTCAGGCTCCTATGATGAGTCTGCGGCATCTGCTGAGGAAATAACTGACAGTTTCTGGGAG GTAGGGAACTACAAACGGACGGTGAAACGGATTGATGATGGTTATCGGCTGTGCAATGACCTGATGAACTGTGTCCATGAGCGGGCCAAGATTGAGAAGGcatattcccagcagctggttgaTTGGTCCAAACGGTGGAGGCAGCTAATAGAGAAAG GCCCACAGTACGGCAGTTTGGAGAAAGCGTGGATGGCCATAATGACAGAGGCGGACAAGGTGAGCGAGCTGCATCAGGAAGTGAAGAATAGCTTGTTGAACGACGACTTCGAGAAGGTGAAGAACTGGCAGAAGGATGCCTTCCACAAACAGATCATGGGAGGCTTCAAGGAGGCCAAGGAAGCAGAGGATGGTTTTCGGAAAGCACAGAAACCCTGGGCCAAGAAGATGAAGGAG CTGGAAACAGCCAAGAAAGCGTATCACCTGGCATGCAAAGAGGAGAAGCTCGCCATGACCCGAGAAGCCAACAGCAAAGCTGAGCAGTCCATCACTCCAGATCAGCAAAAGAAGCTGCAAGACAAAGTGGAAAAATGCAAGCAGGATGTGCAAAAG ACCCAGGAGAAGTATGAAAAGGTGGTGGATGAGCTTAGTAAGTCTACCCCACAGTACATGGAAAGTATGGAGCAGGTCTTTGAGCAATGCCAGCAATTCGAAGAGAAGAGACTCATCTTCCTGAAGGAGGTGCTGTTGGACATCAAGCGGCACCTGAACCTGGCAGAGAACAACAG CAGTTATGCTAAGGTGTACCGTGAGCTGGAGCAGACCATCCGCGCAGCCGATGCACAAGAAGACCTACGGTGGTTCCGCAACACTAGTGGCCCAGGAATGCCCATGAACTGGCCTCAGGTAGAG gagtggaaCCCagatgcagcagcacaaccagtaGCAAGGAAAGAGAAACCTCccaaaaagaatgaaacaagCAACGCATCCAATGCCAGTGGGGGTGCGGAGGCAGCAGCACAAGCTGGGGACCGCGGCAG CGTGAGCAGCTATGAACGTAGCCAAGCCTACGCTGCCGAGTGGTCAGACGATGAGGGCGGCAACACCTACAACTCCAGCGAAGCCAATGGTGGTGCCAACTCCTTTGAGGAAGAGCCAGTTGCGAAAGGTGTGCGTGTACGAGCTCTGTATGACTATGACGGGCAGGAGCAGGACGAGCTGAGTTTCAAAGCAG gCGATGAATTAACCAAATTAGGTGAAGAAGACGAACAAGGCTGGTGCAAAGGGCGTCTGGACAACGGACAACTGGGTCTTTATCCAGCTAACTACGTGGAGTCTATCTAG